From Laspinema palackyanum D2c, one genomic window encodes:
- a CDS encoding ParB N-terminal domain-containing protein: MRVEEIPIAKIRRPLPRQNNLQKVETLMASIQEIGLLEPIDVLEVEGEYYGFSGCHRYEACQRLGHKTIRCNVRRAPRSVLKMHLA, from the coding sequence ATGAGAGTCGAAGAAATCCCGATCGCCAAGATTCGGCGTCCATTACCGCGCCAGAATAACCTCCAAAAAGTCGAGACACTGATGGCGTCCATCCAAGAAATTGGATTATTAGAACCAATTGACGTGCTAGAAGTAGAAGGGGAATATTACGGCTTTTCCGGTTGTCATCGCTATGAAGCTTGTCAACGCCTAGGCCATAAAACCATTCGCTGTAACGTCCGTCGTGCTCCGCGCTCTGTGCTAAAAATGCACCTAGCCTAA
- a CDS encoding Dps family protein, with protein MGKDKDKDKDKDKDKDKASKINTGIDVQDRQEIAGSKINTGINAQDRQEIANGLSRLLADTYTLYLKTHNFHWNVTGPMFQTLHLMFEQQYTELALAVDLIAERIRALGYPAPATYSEFSQLSSIQETLGVPKAKEMIQLLVEGQEAVVRTARSVFPTVDAANDEPTADLLTQRMHIHEKTAWMLRSLLEE; from the coding sequence ATGGGAAAAGATAAAGACAAAGATAAAGACAAAGACAAAGATAAAGACAAAGCCTCAAAAATCAATACTGGCATTGATGTACAAGACCGGCAAGAAATCGCTGGCTCAAAAATCAATACTGGCATTAATGCACAAGACCGGCAAGAAATCGCTAACGGATTATCGCGACTCCTCGCTGATACTTACACCCTCTACCTAAAAACCCATAATTTCCATTGGAACGTCACCGGGCCAATGTTCCAGACCTTGCACTTGATGTTTGAGCAGCAATACACCGAATTGGCTTTAGCAGTTGATCTAATCGCCGAGCGGATTCGGGCCTTGGGATATCCCGCACCCGCAACTTACAGCGAGTTTAGTCAGTTAAGCTCCATTCAAGAAACCCTCGGAGTTCCGAAGGCGAAAGAGATGATTCAATTGTTAGTGGAAGGACAAGAAGCCGTAGTGCGGACTGCTCGTTCTGTCTTCCCCACAGTGGATGCCGCCAACGATGAACCAACGGCTGATTTATTAACCCAACGGATGCACATTCATGAAAAAACCGCTTGGATGTTAAGAAGTCTGCTCGAAGAATAA
- a CDS encoding helix-turn-helix domain-containing protein: MSDTSDASQQLQALMQQVGVPSFRALARQAGVSHWQVRQLRQGKALQMRVEPLLVLANVLQVTLSELLVRCAGVEAGETVPENSTMQAEYDRLQIQIQQQRETLLQEFQLSSLDILESWLRNWPTAAYAATQNPELPAVRLLPLLHPVERLLQEWGVEAIASVGSDIPYNPQQHQLREGMAEPGELVRVRSTGYRQGDKLLYRAEVSPIPNQG; this comes from the coding sequence ATGAGTGATACTTCAGACGCCAGCCAACAATTACAAGCATTAATGCAACAGGTGGGAGTCCCCAGTTTTCGCGCCCTCGCTCGTCAAGCCGGGGTGTCTCACTGGCAAGTGAGGCAACTGCGCCAGGGAAAGGCGTTGCAGATGCGTGTAGAACCCTTGCTCGTCCTGGCTAATGTGCTACAAGTCACCCTATCGGAGTTATTAGTGAGATGCGCTGGAGTTGAGGCGGGGGAAACAGTGCCGGAAAATTCGACTATGCAAGCGGAATACGATCGCCTCCAAATTCAGATACAGCAGCAACGGGAGACGCTGTTGCAGGAATTCCAACTGAGTAGTTTAGATATTTTAGAGTCCTGGTTAAGAAATTGGCCCACTGCTGCTTATGCCGCTACCCAAAATCCGGAGTTGCCTGCGGTGCGTTTGCTGCCGTTGCTGCATCCGGTGGAACGGTTGTTGCAAGAGTGGGGAGTGGAGGCGATCGCCTCCGTGGGTTCGGACATTCCCTACAATCCCCAGCAGCATCAATTACGGGAGGGAATGGCTGAACCCGGGGAACTCGTGAGAGTCCGCAGTACGGGATATCGCCAAGGGGATAAGCTGCTATATCGAGCAGAGGTCAGTCCCATCCCAAATCAGGGATAA
- a CDS encoding DUF1350 family protein, translating into MNWQEISGNWVHIPPRTRGIVHFLGGAFLAAAPQVTYRWLLEQLSLQGYAVIATPFVSNFDHGAIAADIVERFEWCVEQLHLSGKLPQRYLPIYGIGHSMGCKLHLLIGSLFEVERAGNILISYNNYPARRSIPFLELVEQLPTTWGAKLPTAFSVEFTPSPEETNQIIAQDYQIKRNLIVKFKDDTLDQTLLLFPVVQDRFPDMVSMLTLPGNHLTPLSQDPGWKSGTEFSPLDAIAQWVRLEMYREPVRLKDEILRWLNPIPSIRPLN; encoded by the coding sequence ATGAATTGGCAAGAAATATCCGGTAATTGGGTCCATATTCCTCCCCGTACTCGGGGCATTGTTCATTTTTTGGGGGGCGCATTCCTGGCGGCAGCGCCTCAAGTGACCTATCGATGGTTACTCGAACAACTGAGTCTCCAAGGATATGCCGTGATCGCTACGCCGTTTGTCAGTAACTTTGACCACGGTGCGATCGCCGCTGATATCGTAGAACGGTTCGAGTGGTGTGTTGAACAATTGCACCTGTCCGGGAAATTGCCTCAACGCTATCTTCCCATCTATGGAATCGGGCATAGCATGGGTTGTAAACTCCACTTGCTGATTGGCAGTTTATTTGAAGTCGAACGCGCTGGGAATATCCTGATTTCCTATAATAATTACCCCGCCCGTCGTTCCATTCCTTTCTTAGAATTAGTGGAACAATTACCCACAACTTGGGGGGCTAAATTACCGACGGCTTTCTCGGTGGAATTTACCCCTTCTCCCGAAGAAACGAACCAAATAATTGCCCAAGACTATCAAATTAAGCGAAATTTGATAGTTAAATTTAAAGACGATACTCTGGACCAAACTCTGCTGTTGTTTCCGGTGGTTCAAGACCGCTTTCCGGATATGGTATCTATGCTCACTTTGCCGGGAAACCATCTCACTCCTTTAAGTCAAGACCCGGGGTGGAAGTCGGGGACGGAATTCTCTCCTTTGGATGCGATCGCCCAGTGGGTTCGCCTAGAAATGTATCGCGAACCCGTTCGCCTCAAAGATGAAATCCTGCGCTGGCTCAATCCTATCCCATCTATCAGACCTTTAAACTAA
- a CDS encoding Uma2 family endonuclease — MTPSIESPTEITLEEFLQLPQTKPASEYINGVIYQKPMPQAEHSWIRTNLGTAINEVGKFDKIVFAFPELTCNFGGSSIVPDLAVFEWHRIPRKPDGRLENRVTIAPDWTIEIWSPDQIVNQMMRRIIFCLNHGTQLVWLVDPEDESVIIFKPNQTPEVKTGDDALPALPVLTDWQLSVRDIIGWLYFD, encoded by the coding sequence ATGACACCCTCAATTGAATCCCCCACTGAGATTACCCTAGAAGAATTTTTGCAGTTACCCCAAACCAAACCCGCCAGTGAATATATCAATGGAGTAATTTATCAAAAACCCATGCCACAAGCCGAACATAGCTGGATCAGAACGAATCTGGGTACTGCTATCAATGAAGTGGGTAAATTCGATAAAATAGTATTTGCCTTTCCCGAGTTGACTTGTAACTTTGGTGGGTCTTCCATTGTGCCAGATTTAGCAGTATTTGAATGGCACAGGATTCCCCGCAAACCGGATGGCAGACTGGAAAATCGCGTGACCATTGCACCGGATTGGACCATTGAAATTTGGTCTCCTGACCAAATTGTGAATCAGATGATGAGAAGAATTATCTTTTGCCTCAATCACGGAACCCAGCTAGTATGGTTAGTCGATCCAGAGGATGAATCGGTGATAATTTTCAAACCCAATCAAACCCCCGAGGTAAAAACTGGGGATGATGCGTTACCCGCTTTACCTGTATTAACTGATTGGCAACTATCCGTCCGAGATATAATTGGATGGCTGTATTTTGATTAA
- a CDS encoding Uma2 family endonuclease has product MMILTESPIIKSLDDFLELPETEPACEYIDGKIYQKHIPHGKHSKLQSELVSTINNQGKPSKLAYAFPELRVTFGGRSLVPDISVFEWSRIPLDERGEVENQIKIAPDWVIEIWVPGQNQTRVMDKIIFCMKQGTELGWFIDPQDRLMMVFSGDRLPSVKAESDILPVLSSLTDWELSVNQVFDLLSF; this is encoded by the coding sequence ATGATGATTTTAACAGAATCTCCAATAATCAAGTCTCTGGATGATTTTTTAGAACTACCCGAAACTGAACCTGCCTGCGAGTATATTGACGGCAAAATCTATCAGAAACATATCCCCCACGGGAAACATAGCAAACTGCAATCTGAGTTAGTATCGACCATTAATAACCAGGGAAAACCTTCAAAGTTAGCCTATGCCTTTCCAGAATTAAGGGTAACATTTGGGGGGCGTTCTTTGGTGCCAGATATTTCTGTGTTTGAGTGGTCCCGCATTCCCTTGGATGAAAGGGGAGAAGTTGAGAATCAGATTAAAATTGCCCCGGATTGGGTGATTGAAATCTGGGTTCCTGGACAAAATCAGACCCGGGTGATGGATAAAATTATTTTTTGCATGAAGCAGGGGACGGAACTGGGTTGGTTTATCGATCCGCAAGACCGATTAATGATGGTATTTAGCGGCGATCGGCTACCCAGCGTTAAAGCAGAATCGGATATTCTGCCTGTTTTAAGCAGTTTGACCGATTGGGAATTATCGGTGAATCAAGTTTTTGATTTATTAAGTTTTTAA
- a CDS encoding tetratricopeptide repeat protein: MDILTERPTRLLTASALVVGGTLCGGPLGAIAASVAAGITANDMVPLHLSDVAVRLRGSQEKLKNHDLTAATGFAIALIIKSIAEAGTYPNSTKKLEDLAKYTVKAWQGVAYNLKQVEETQFNPIQEAHLSTLFRGGSTDYVGQTVLMQEDWHDLLNSWLCPGANLEFPDNVLQEVATQLRDKFAFALREVLKADFEEGGKAFAGLTLSLLGEMRGILQELVEGSSQTQREDLTAQLAAVTQLRQELEGNSQRFQVLGGQIESGFEAVLQELGITRAAITEMRGWLQQELRSLEQTVREGLETVSQQNQQLQQTVETGFETVIAFLDREKPDIQAISFSLDTNPPKVTNWQGREAELTTVNRWLDDENTKLGVIVGMPGMGKSTLAAKVYWERTDFEDKLWLDLGRRPLYSIVARGILQQLGKLSPQELEQIEESRLTEVLVHCLQRRRFLLVLDNLESVLQDEGYREVLQRWVGDCHHTEILVTTQIPPNLVQEKPTELALSGLSAAEGAQLLRELGVEGTEEALAEFVTQVNGHPLTLKLVAGLLNGELGEGATIGDLAKLGIPDVGALISRLEGYHRREVVQLVAVLDASFKRLSEKWQRVLLSLVVLRQGFDAVVASAMTGEAVTEKELRELGKRGFWVAEAGGYTFQPFIVDYLKFRLGDLRAAHLRAIEFYQSRFKSRQEWQTVEDVREYLEVFYHRCELGEYEVAFDVIREGDNVNDFLELRGNNQLRAELYQQLINNLPNREDWRYSASLRSLGNAYDSLGRYSEAIALDEQSLAISRKIVDRWGEATSLNNLGSTYQSLGRYSEAIPFIEQSLAIRREIGHRWGEATSLSNLGGTYNFLGRYSEAITFHEQSLAIRREIGDSWGEASSLGNLGIAYYSLGRYSEAITFHEQSLAIRREIGHRGGEASSFNNLAKVYQSLGRYSEAIAFLEQSLAIKREIGDRGGEALSLGNLGIAYNSLGRYSEAIAFLEQSLEIEREIGDRGREGYFLRGLGNVYLSLRRYSKAIAFYEQSLEIDREICDRREEAKTLLALGRLYQKAGRIKEGFAALQQVQLIYQELDFPVDAYPIPNWMKKIAKFAQRSKFNLILCFMGGIVAFPFPVIWVVLVILYRLIRQRFNSR, translated from the coding sequence ATGGATATTCTCACAGAACGTCCAACCAGATTGTTAACTGCCAGTGCTTTAGTGGTTGGCGGGACCTTGTGCGGGGGGCCTTTAGGTGCGATCGCCGCCTCAGTTGCTGCGGGTATCACCGCCAACGACATGGTTCCCCTACATCTTAGCGATGTTGCCGTCCGCTTGCGTGGCAGTCAGGAAAAGTTAAAAAATCATGACTTAACCGCAGCGACAGGGTTCGCCATTGCCCTAATTATCAAAAGTATTGCCGAAGCGGGGACCTATCCAAACTCCACCAAAAAATTGGAAGACCTCGCCAAATATACCGTCAAAGCATGGCAGGGAGTCGCCTACAACCTGAAACAGGTAGAAGAGACCCAATTTAACCCCATCCAAGAAGCCCACCTAAGTACCCTATTTCGAGGGGGAAGCACGGATTATGTGGGTCAAACCGTCTTGATGCAAGAAGATTGGCACGACTTGTTAAACAGTTGGCTTTGTCCTGGGGCCAACTTGGAATTTCCCGATAATGTCTTGCAAGAAGTGGCGACCCAGTTGCGGGATAAATTTGCTTTCGCCTTGCGGGAAGTGTTGAAAGCGGATTTTGAAGAGGGAGGGAAAGCTTTCGCCGGGTTGACTCTCTCCCTGCTGGGGGAAATGCGCGGCATTTTGCAGGAGTTGGTGGAGGGAAGTTCCCAGACACAGCGAGAAGACTTAACAGCACAATTGGCGGCGGTGACGCAACTGCGGCAGGAGTTGGAGGGAAATTCCCAACGGTTTCAGGTGTTGGGGGGACAAATTGAGTCCGGGTTTGAGGCGGTGTTGCAGGAGTTGGGTATCACTCGGGCAGCAATTACCGAGATGCGGGGTTGGTTGCAGCAGGAATTACGGAGTCTGGAACAAACCGTCAGAGAAGGATTGGAAACGGTCAGTCAACAGAATCAACAATTACAACAAACCGTTGAAACAGGTTTCGAGACGGTTATCGCGTTTTTAGACCGAGAAAAACCGGACATTCAAGCGATTTCCTTCAGTTTGGATACCAACCCCCCCAAGGTGACCAACTGGCAGGGACGGGAGGCGGAATTGACCACCGTTAACCGTTGGCTGGATGATGAGAATACCAAACTCGGTGTCATCGTGGGGATGCCGGGAATGGGGAAATCCACCCTGGCGGCGAAGGTGTATTGGGAACGGACGGATTTCGAGGATAAATTGTGGCTGGACTTGGGGCGGCGTCCGCTTTATTCCATTGTGGCGAGGGGAATATTGCAGCAGTTGGGAAAACTTTCACCCCAGGAGTTGGAACAAATCGAAGAAAGTCGCCTAACCGAGGTGTTGGTTCACTGTCTGCAACGGCGGCGGTTTTTGCTGGTGTTGGATAACTTGGAGTCGGTGTTGCAGGATGAGGGATATCGAGAGGTTTTGCAGCGGTGGGTGGGGGACTGTCACCACACGGAAATTCTGGTCACGACTCAAATTCCGCCCAATTTGGTGCAGGAGAAACCCACGGAATTAGCCCTGTCGGGACTGTCGGCAGCGGAGGGGGCGCAACTGTTGCGGGAGTTGGGGGTTGAGGGGACGGAGGAAGCATTGGCGGAATTTGTCACCCAGGTGAATGGACATCCTTTGACCCTAAAACTGGTGGCGGGGTTGTTGAATGGGGAGTTAGGCGAGGGGGCAACCATTGGAGATTTGGCAAAGTTGGGAATCCCCGATGTGGGGGCGTTGATATCCCGGTTGGAGGGATACCACCGTCGGGAGGTGGTGCAGTTGGTGGCGGTGTTGGATGCCAGTTTTAAGCGGTTGTCCGAGAAGTGGCAGCGGGTGTTGCTGTCTCTGGTGGTGTTGCGTCAAGGATTTGATGCGGTGGTGGCGAGTGCCATGACTGGGGAGGCAGTGACGGAGAAGGAATTGCGGGAGTTGGGGAAACGGGGATTTTGGGTGGCGGAGGCGGGGGGTTATACGTTCCAGCCGTTTATTGTGGACTATCTCAAGTTTAGGCTGGGGGACTTGCGGGCGGCGCATTTACGGGCGATCGAGTTTTATCAGAGTCGGTTTAAGTCCCGCCAGGAGTGGCAGACGGTCGAGGATGTGCGGGAATATTTGGAGGTGTTTTATCATAGGTGTGAGTTGGGGGAGTATGAGGTGGCGTTTGATGTGATTCGGGAGGGTGATAATGTCAATGATTTCCTTGAGTTACGGGGTAACAACCAACTCCGTGCAGAACTCTATCAGCAATTAATCAACAATCTCCCGAATCGGGAAGATTGGCGATATTCTGCCTCTTTGAGGTCGTTAGGTAACGCTTACGATTCCCTGGGACGCTACAGCGAAGCGATCGCCTTGGACGAACAATCTCTGGCAATCTCACGAAAAATCGTTGACAGATGGGGGGAAGCTACTTCTTTAAACAATTTAGGCAGCACTTACCAGTCCCTCGGACGCTACAGTGAAGCGATCCCCTTTATCGAACAATCTCTGGCAATCAGACGGGAAATCGGCCACAGATGGGGGGAAGCTACTTCTTTAAGCAATTTAGGTGGTACTTACAATTTCCTGGGACGCTACAGTGAAGCGATCACCTTTCACGAACAATCTCTGGCAATCAGACGGGAAATCGGCGACAGTTGGGGGGAAGCCTCTTCTTTAGGCAATTTAGGTATCGCTTACTATTCCCTGGGACGCTACAGTGAAGCGATCACCTTTCACGAACAATCTCTGGCAATCAGACGGGAAATCGGCCACAGAGGGGGGGAAGCCTCTTCCTTCAACAATTTAGCTAAGGTTTACCAGTCCCTGGGACGCTACAGTGAAGCGATCGCCTTTCTCGAACAATCTCTGGCAATCAAACGGGAAATCGGCGACAGAGGGGGGGAAGCCCTTTCTTTAGGCAATTTAGGTATCGCTTACAATTCACTGGGACGCTACAGTGAAGCGATCGCCTTTCTCGAACAATCTCTGGAAATTGAGCGGGAAATTGGCGACAGAGGGAGGGAAGGGTATTTTTTAAGGGGTTTAGGTAACGTTTACCTTTCCCTGAGACGCTACAGCAAAGCGATCGCCTTTTACGAACAATCTCTGGAAATTGATCGGGAAATCTGCGACAGACGGGAGGAAGCCAAAACACTCTTGGCCCTAGGTCGTTTGTATCAAAAAGCAGGCAGAATCAAAGAAGGTTTTGCAGCCTTACAGCAAGTACAATTAATTTATCAAGAACTAGATTTCCCTGTTGACGCTTACCCGATTCCAAATTGGATGAAAAAAATTGCTAAATTTGCCCAACGCAGTAAATTTAATCTAATTCTGTGTTTTATGGGGGGCATTGTCGCCTTTCCCTTTCCCGTGATTTGGGTTGTTTTGGTAATCCTCTATCGTCTCATCCGTCAGCGATTCAACTCTCGCTAA
- a CDS encoding quinone-dependent dihydroorotate dehydrogenase, which translates to MDIYKTLLRPIIFSGVQPDPEWWHHQTMVAMEWLHRNRDRATISTILSQLNHTSTVVDTRLEQTLWDINFPNPIGLAAGFDKNGTVGGSWSNLGFGFAELGTVTFHAQPGNPRPRMFRLPQDLAAINRMGFNNGGAEALAKRLIEDKNKGQVTSVKPIIGINLGKSKITPLEEAPGDYLGSFRLLKELGDYFVVNVSSPNTPGLRSLQEGKQLAEILDALQQENQGVKPILVKIAPDLEWEAISEAITVAQTYQLAGMIATNTTIRRDGLKTQTINLTGNPVTEEAGGLSGAPLRGRSTEIIRYIHQQTQGQMPIIGTGGIFTAEDAWEKITAGACLLEIYTGLIYEGPWMVRRILEGLVQKLEENGLGNIGEAVGRS; encoded by the coding sequence TTGGATATTTATAAAACTCTACTACGTCCGATTATTTTCTCTGGGGTGCAACCGGATCCGGAGTGGTGGCATCATCAAACGATGGTGGCGATGGAGTGGTTGCATCGGAATCGCGATCGCGCCACCATTAGCACAATTTTGTCCCAATTAAATCACACTTCTACAGTGGTTGATACCCGGTTAGAACAAACCCTGTGGGATATTAATTTCCCCAATCCCATTGGGTTAGCTGCGGGATTTGATAAGAATGGAACTGTAGGTGGAAGTTGGTCTAATTTAGGGTTTGGGTTTGCGGAACTGGGGACGGTGACGTTTCATGCACAACCGGGTAATCCTCGTCCCCGGATGTTTCGGTTACCGCAGGATTTAGCGGCAATCAATCGCATGGGGTTTAATAATGGCGGTGCAGAAGCATTAGCAAAACGCCTGATTGAGGATAAAAATAAAGGACAAGTTACTTCAGTAAAACCGATTATTGGAATTAATTTAGGGAAGTCGAAAATTACTCCGTTAGAAGAAGCACCGGGGGATTATTTAGGCAGTTTTCGGCTGTTGAAAGAGTTGGGGGATTATTTTGTGGTGAATGTGTCTTCGCCGAATACTCCGGGATTGCGATCGCTGCAAGAAGGAAAGCAACTCGCCGAGATTTTAGATGCCTTGCAACAGGAGAATCAAGGGGTTAAACCGATATTAGTCAAAATTGCCCCAGATTTGGAATGGGAAGCGATTTCTGAAGCGATAACCGTGGCTCAAACCTATCAACTGGCGGGGATGATTGCCACGAATACGACCATTCGCCGGGATGGATTAAAAACCCAAACGATTAATTTAACGGGAAATCCGGTTACGGAAGAAGCGGGAGGATTGAGTGGTGCACCATTAAGAGGGCGATCGACTGAAATTATCCGCTATATTCATCAACAAACCCAAGGACAAATGCCAATCATTGGAACCGGCGGAATTTTCACAGCTGAAGATGCCTGGGAAAAGATAACCGCCGGGGCTTGTTTGTTAGAAATTTACACCGGATTAATTTACGAAGGACCCTGGATGGTGCGGCGCATTTTAGAAGGATTGGTGCAGAAATTAGAGGAGAATGGGTTAGGAAATATTGGTGAGGCAGTTGGTAGGAGTTAG
- the secA gene encoding preprotein translocase subunit SecA, translating to MLKNLLGDPNARKLKKYQPTVVDINLLEEEIQALDDEQLTAKTAEFKEMLSKAKTIAQEKEILDDILPEAFAVVREAARRVLGMRHFDVQLLGGTILHEGQIAEMKTGEGKTLVSTLPAYLNALNGKGVHAVTVNDYLARRDAEWMGQVHRFLGLSVGLIQQGMSPTERKKNYACDITYCTNSELGFDYLRDNMATSMAEVVQRPFNYCIIDEVDSVLVDEARTPLIISGQIERPTEKYTRATEIAMALNTEEHYEVDEKARNILLTDEGFAQAEELLGVTDLYDPADPWAHYIFNAIKAKELFIKDVNYIVRQDEVVIVDEFTGRVMPGRRWSDGLHQAIEAKERVEIQPETQTLATITYQNFFLLYPKLAGMTGTAKTEEAEFERIYNLQVTVIPTNRSLQRRDMSDVVYKSEEGKWKSIAEECAEMHREGRPVLVGTTSVEKSEVLSRLLNQLEIPHNLLNAKPENVERESEIVAQAGRKGAVTIATNMAGRGTDIILGGNAEYMARLKVREYLLPRIVRPEEEGDVNPMKIAGTDSRNNKPEGFAATSDKKVKTWKVSPQIFPTQLSRETEQQLKEAVEFAVQQYGERKLAELEAEDKVAVASEKAPTDDPAIQKLRDIYNRIREEYEAFTSSEHQEVIQLGGLHVIGTERHESRRIDNQLRGRAGRQGDPGSTKFFLSLQDNLLRIFGGQRVESMMNMFRVEEDMPIESKMLTRSLEGAQKKVETYYYDIRKQVFEYDEVMNNQRRAIYAERRRVLEGLDLKEQVIKYAEQTMDDIVEAYVNPDLPSEEWQLDQMVDKVKEFVYLLADLEPSQLEDLSIDEIKTFLHEQIRIAYDLKEAQVDRIQPGLMRQAERFFILQQIDTLWREHLQQMDALRESVGLRSYGQKDPLLEYKSEGYELFLDMMTAIRRNVVYSLFQFQPQMQQAQAAVAER from the coding sequence ATGCTTAAAAATCTGCTAGGCGACCCCAACGCACGCAAGTTAAAAAAATATCAACCCACCGTCGTTGATATCAATCTCCTTGAAGAAGAAATCCAGGCCCTCGACGATGAACAACTAACGGCTAAGACAGCAGAATTCAAAGAAATGCTCTCCAAAGCCAAAACCATCGCCCAGGAAAAAGAGATTTTAGACGACATCCTCCCCGAAGCATTTGCCGTGGTGCGAGAAGCCGCTAGGCGGGTTTTGGGCATGAGACACTTTGATGTGCAGTTGCTAGGGGGGACTATCCTGCACGAGGGACAGATTGCCGAAATGAAAACCGGGGAAGGAAAAACCCTCGTTTCCACCTTACCCGCCTACTTAAACGCATTAAATGGCAAAGGCGTCCATGCGGTTACCGTGAACGACTATCTCGCCCGACGAGATGCGGAATGGATGGGACAAGTGCATCGGTTCCTCGGGTTAAGCGTGGGACTGATTCAGCAGGGAATGTCCCCCACGGAACGCAAGAAAAACTACGCCTGCGATATCACCTACTGCACCAACTCCGAACTGGGGTTTGATTACCTACGGGATAACATGGCAACCTCGATGGCAGAGGTGGTGCAACGTCCCTTCAATTACTGCATCATCGATGAAGTGGATTCGGTTCTCGTTGACGAAGCGCGGACCCCGTTGATTATTTCTGGGCAAATTGAACGTCCCACCGAGAAATACACCCGCGCCACGGAGATTGCGATGGCGCTGAATACCGAGGAGCATTACGAGGTAGATGAAAAAGCCCGAAATATTCTGCTGACCGATGAAGGGTTTGCCCAAGCAGAGGAATTGCTGGGGGTGACGGACCTCTATGATCCGGCAGATCCTTGGGCGCATTATATTTTTAATGCGATTAAAGCGAAGGAACTGTTTATCAAGGATGTAAACTATATCGTCCGGCAGGATGAAGTCGTGATTGTGGATGAGTTTACCGGACGGGTCATGCCTGGACGGCGCTGGAGTGATGGATTGCACCAGGCGATCGAGGCAAAGGAACGAGTGGAAATCCAACCAGAAACTCAAACCTTGGCCACCATTACCTATCAAAACTTTTTCCTGTTGTATCCGAAGTTAGCGGGGATGACCGGAACTGCCAAAACAGAAGAAGCAGAATTTGAGCGGATTTATAACCTCCAAGTGACCGTAATTCCCACAAATCGCTCCCTCCAACGTCGGGATATGTCTGACGTGGTGTATAAAAGCGAAGAAGGAAAATGGAAATCCATCGCCGAAGAATGTGCGGAAATGCACCGAGAAGGACGCCCGGTGTTGGTGGGTACAACCAGTGTGGAAAAATCCGAAGTCCTCAGCAGACTGCTGAATCAACTGGAGATTCCTCACAACCTGCTCAATGCTAAACCCGAAAACGTCGAACGGGAGTCAGAAATTGTTGCCCAAGCGGGTCGTAAAGGTGCGGTGACGATCGCCACGAATATGGCGGGTCGCGGAACCGATATCATTCTCGGGGGTAATGCCGAATATATGGCCCGCCTGAAAGTGCGGGAATACCTGTTACCTCGCATTGTGCGACCCGAAGAAGAAGGAGATGTCAACCCGATGAAAATTGCCGGAACCGATTCCCGCAATAATAAACCCGAAGGGTTTGCAGCAACTTCTGATAAAAAAGTAAAAACTTGGAAAGTTTCCCCGCAAATTTTCCCCACCCAACTTTCCCGGGAAACGGAACAGCAACTCAAGGAAGCGGTAGAATTTGCCGTCCAGCAATATGGGGAACGAAAGCTGGCGGAATTAGAGGCAGAAGATAAAGTCGCCGTCGCCTCAGAAAAAGCCCCCACCGACGACCCGGCCATTCAAAAACTCCGGGATATCTACAACCGAATTCGCGAAGAATACGAAGCGTTTACCAGCAGTGAACATCAAGAAGTGATTCAACTCGGTGGACTGCACGTCATCGGGACGGAACGGCACGAATCCCGCCGGATTGATAACCAATTACGGGGACGCGCCGGACGGCAAGGGGACCCCGGTTCCACCAAATTCTTCCTCAGTTTACAGGATAACTTATTGCGGATTTTCGGCGGTCAGCGCGTCGAGTCCATGATGAATATGTTCCGGGTAGAAGAAGATATGCCGATCGAGTCGAAAATGCTGACTCGTTCCCTAGAAGGCGCACAGAAAAAGGTGGAAACCTATTACTACGACATCCGGAAACAGGTGTTTGAGTATGACGAGGTGATGAACAACCAACGCCGCGCCATCTATGCCGAACGCCGCCGAGTTTTGGAAGGATTAGACCTAAAAGAACAGGTGATTAAGTACGCAGAACAAACGATGGATGATATCGTGGAAGCCTACGTCAACCCCGATTTACCCTCGGAAGAATGGCAACTGGATCAAATGGTGGATAAGGTTAAGGAGTTTGTCTACCTGTTAGCGGATTTGGAACCGTCTCAATTGGAAGACTTATCCATTGATGAAATTAAAACCTTTCTCCATGAACAAATCCGGATTGCTTACGATTTGAAAGAAGCGCAAGTCGATCGCATTCAACCGGGACTGATGCGCCAAGCTGAACGGTTCTTTATTCTGCAACAAATTGATACTCTGTGGCGGGAACATCTGCAACAAATGGATGCTTTACGGGAATCCGTTGGGTTGCGGAGTTATGGTCAAAAAGATCCGTTGTTGGAGTATAAGAGTGAGGGGTATGAGTTGTTCCTGGACATGATGACGGCGATTCGTCGGAATGTGGTGTATTCGCTGTTCCAATTCCAACCGCAAATGCAACAGGCGCAAGCTGCTGTGGCGGAACGGTAG